CGCCCGCAGTTCTACTTCCGCACCACGGACGTGACGGGCTCGGTGAAGCTGCCGGAGAACGTCGAAATGGTGATGCCGGGCGACAACATCGCCATTGAGGTGGAGCTCATCACCCCCGTGGCCATGGAGAAGGAGCTGCGCTTCGCTGTCCGCGAGGGTGGCCGCACGGTGGGTGCCGGCGTCGTGGCGGAAATCGTCGAGTAGCGCAAACCCCCAGTGGCTCCCTGCGTTCCCAATTTCGGGAAATTTCAGGGAGCCGTTGGGAATCATGTTGCACACCCTGGGGCGGGATGGTACACACCGCGCCCCTTCGTTCTGAAGAAACGGCTCTGTGAAATCCAGGGGACGTCGGTCGTAACGCCCTCCCGCGGCAGAGGCAGAGTCCGTTCAAAGAGGTTCTTGCGAATGGCGACACAGAAGATCCGCATCCGGCTGAAGGCGTACGACTCGAAGCTCCTGGACCAGAGCGCGGGTGAGATCGTCGAGACGGCCAAGCGCACAGGCGCGAAGGTGGCCGGTCCGATCCCCCTTCCCACGCGCATCAACAAGTTCACGGTGCTGCGGTCTCCGCACGTGGACAAGAAGAGCCGTGAGCAGTTCGAGATCCGCACGCACAAGCGCCTGCTCGATATCCTCGAGCCCACGCAGCAGACGCTGGATGCGCTGATGAAGCTGGATCTGTCGGCTGGCGTTGA
This portion of the Myxococcus xanthus genome encodes:
- the rpsJ gene encoding 30S ribosomal protein S10 encodes the protein MATQKIRIRLKAYDSKLLDQSAGEIVETAKRTGAKVAGPIPLPTRINKFTVLRSPHVDKKSREQFEIRTHKRLLDILEPTQQTLDALMKLDLSAGVDVEIKS